In Bacillus sp. SB49, a single window of DNA contains:
- the lpdA gene encoding dihydrolipoyl dehydrogenase gives MVVGDFPIELDTLVVGAGPGGYVAAIRAAQTGQKVTIVDKGNLGGVCLNVGCVPSKALIQAGHRYEHAKGSEDMGIKSENPTVDFTKVQEWKGSVVNKLTSGVEGLLKGNKVDIVKGEVYFVDKNTVRVMDEKNSQTYTFNNVIIATGSRPIELPTFKYSDRVLDSTGALNLKEIPKKLVVIGGGYIGTELGTAYANFDTEVTILEGTGDILGGFEKQMTSVVKKRLKKKGVAIETNALAQGVEEREDGVTITYEVKGETKSIDADYVLVTVGRRPNTDEIGLEDLGVKMSDKGVIEVDKQCRTSIDNVYAIGDIVPGPPLAHKASYEGKIAAEAIAGEKSEIDYLGIPAVVFSDPELASVGYTEQEAKDAGYEVKAAKFPFAANGRALSLNDSDGFLKLVTRKDDGLVIGAQIAGPNASDMIAELGLAVEAGMTAEDLALTIHAHPTLGEITMEAAEVALGNPIHIM, from the coding sequence ATGGTAGTAGGAGATTTCCCAATTGAACTAGACACGTTAGTAGTTGGTGCGGGTCCCGGCGGCTATGTAGCTGCCATCCGCGCTGCACAAACAGGACAAAAAGTTACAATCGTTGACAAAGGCAACCTCGGCGGTGTCTGCCTTAACGTTGGATGTGTACCTTCCAAAGCATTGATTCAAGCGGGTCACCGTTATGAGCATGCAAAAGGATCCGAAGACATGGGTATCAAATCGGAGAACCCGACTGTTGATTTCACAAAAGTACAAGAGTGGAAGGGCAGTGTCGTTAACAAACTTACCAGCGGTGTCGAAGGGCTTCTTAAAGGAAACAAAGTAGACATCGTAAAAGGTGAAGTTTACTTCGTGGATAAAAACACGGTTCGCGTTATGGATGAGAAAAATTCTCAAACTTACACGTTTAACAACGTAATCATCGCGACAGGTTCTCGTCCAATCGAGCTTCCTACTTTCAAATACTCTGATCGCGTCCTGGATTCTACAGGTGCTCTTAACCTTAAAGAGATTCCTAAGAAACTGGTCGTTATCGGTGGTGGATACATCGGTACAGAGCTTGGTACGGCTTACGCTAACTTCGATACAGAAGTGACGATCCTTGAAGGTACAGGCGATATCCTTGGCGGCTTCGAGAAGCAAATGACTTCTGTCGTTAAGAAACGTCTGAAGAAAAAAGGCGTCGCTATCGAAACGAACGCCCTTGCACAAGGTGTGGAAGAGCGTGAAGACGGCGTTACCATTACTTACGAAGTTAAAGGCGAAACGAAATCCATCGACGCTGACTACGTACTTGTTACCGTTGGTCGTCGTCCGAACACAGACGAAATCGGCTTGGAAGACCTTGGCGTGAAAATGAGCGACAAAGGTGTTATCGAAGTGGATAAACAGTGCCGTACGAGCATTGACAACGTCTACGCTATCGGTGATATCGTTCCTGGTCCTCCACTTGCTCACAAAGCCTCTTACGAAGGTAAGATCGCTGCGGAAGCAATTGCTGGTGAGAAGTCTGAAATCGACTATCTTGGAATTCCAGCTGTTGTATTCTCTGATCCAGAACTTGCTTCTGTTGGTTACACAGAACAAGAAGCGAAAGATGCTGGTTACGAAGTAAAAGCAGCTAAATTCCCGTTTGCAGCAAACGGACGTGCTCTTTCTCTTAACGACAGTGACGGTTTCTTGAAACTGGTTACTCGTAAAGATGATGGTCTCGTTATCGGTGCTCAAATTGCAGGTCCAAACGCTAGTGACATGATCGCTGAACTTGGCCTTGCTGTAGAAGCAGGCATGACGGCGGAAGATTTGGCTCTTACAATCCACGCTCACCCAACTCTAGGTGAGATCACGATGGAAGCTGCTGAAGTAGCTTTGGGTAACCCAATCCACATCATGTAA